The proteins below come from a single Piscinibacter gummiphilus genomic window:
- a CDS encoding LON peptidase substrate-binding domain-containing protein: protein MPETEALISLPLFPLQAVLFPGGLLSLKVFEARYLDLVSASLREQKPFGVVALRQGSEVRKAGEPVVLEDIGTTAELLDVDSTQPGILQVRCRGLHRFKVQSREQQPDGLWLARARVIDDDDENVAPVGAYLESVRGLANAIATLKQQGTEPFLKPFKFESAGWVANRWCEILPISVAAKQKLMELPDPQVRLQLVNEFLRTKGVVK, encoded by the coding sequence ATGCCCGAGACTGAAGCGCTCATTTCTCTTCCCCTCTTCCCGTTGCAAGCCGTTCTCTTCCCTGGCGGGCTCCTGAGCCTGAAGGTGTTCGAGGCCCGCTATCTGGATCTGGTGAGCGCAAGCCTGCGCGAACAAAAGCCCTTCGGCGTGGTAGCGCTGCGCCAAGGCAGCGAGGTGCGCAAGGCGGGCGAGCCGGTGGTGCTGGAAGACATCGGCACGACGGCCGAGCTGCTCGACGTCGACAGCACGCAGCCCGGCATCCTGCAGGTGCGCTGCCGCGGGCTGCATCGCTTCAAGGTGCAGTCGCGCGAGCAGCAACCCGACGGGCTGTGGCTCGCACGCGCACGGGTGATCGACGATGACGACGAAAACGTCGCACCCGTCGGGGCGTATCTCGAAAGCGTGCGGGGCCTCGCCAACGCCATCGCCACGCTCAAGCAGCAAGGCACCGAGCCGTTCCTGAAGCCCTTCAAGTTCGAGAGCGCCGGCTGGGTGGCCAACCGCTGGTGCGAGATCCTGCCGATTTCCGTGGCCGCCAAGCAGAAGCTGATGGAGCTGCCCGATCCGCAGGTGCGGCTTCAGCTCGTCAACGAGTTCCTGCGCACCAAGGGCGTGGTCAAGTAG
- the rapZ gene encoding RNase adapter RapZ, with protein sequence MTTLPDPLPTTVAAPPAVPHEIVLVTGISGSGKSVALHALEDAGFFCVDNLPPELLREFLRLEHERQQRRVAIAVDVRSAGSLPHLLPLIHELRQEGVTVRSIFLDASTDALVRRFSETRRPHPLSQELPPVSPARRRDDENTVSHRALNDAIEMERELLADLREASTVVDTSLLRPAQLRVWIRDLVRAQARALTLVFESFAFKHGVPLDADFVFDVRVLPNPYYVRELRAQTGRDREVIAYLEAQPEALEMLSQIEAFIARWLPSFENDQRSYLTVAIGCTGGQHRSVYLVETLAKRFAGRGIALVRHRELDARD encoded by the coding sequence ATGACCACCCTGCCCGACCCTTTGCCCACGACGGTGGCCGCGCCGCCTGCGGTGCCGCACGAGATCGTGCTCGTGACCGGCATCTCCGGCTCGGGCAAATCCGTCGCGCTGCATGCGCTCGAAGACGCCGGCTTCTTCTGCGTCGACAACCTGCCGCCCGAGCTGCTGCGCGAGTTCCTGCGGCTGGAGCACGAGCGCCAGCAGCGCCGCGTGGCCATCGCGGTCGACGTGCGTAGCGCCGGCTCGTTGCCGCACCTGCTGCCGCTCATCCACGAGCTGCGGCAGGAAGGCGTGACGGTGCGCTCGATCTTTCTCGATGCGAGCACCGATGCGCTCGTGCGCCGCTTCTCCGAGACACGCCGCCCGCACCCGCTGAGCCAGGAGCTGCCGCCCGTGTCCCCCGCACGGCGCCGCGACGACGAAAACACCGTGAGCCACCGCGCGCTCAACGATGCCATCGAGATGGAGCGCGAGCTGCTCGCCGACCTGCGCGAGGCCTCGACCGTCGTCGATACCAGCCTCCTGCGCCCGGCGCAACTGCGGGTGTGGATCCGCGACCTCGTGCGGGCGCAAGCGCGTGCGCTCACGCTCGTCTTCGAGTCGTTCGCCTTCAAGCACGGCGTGCCGCTCGATGCCGATTTCGTGTTCGACGTGCGCGTGCTGCCCAACCCGTACTACGTGCGCGAGCTCCGTGCGCAGACTGGCCGCGACCGCGAGGTCATCGCCTACCTCGAAGCCCAGCCCGAAGCGCTGGAGATGCTGTCGCAGATCGAGGCCTTCATCGCGCGCTGGCTGCCGTCGTTCGAGAACGACCAGCGCAGCTACCTCACCGTCGCCATCGGTTGCACCGGCGGGCAGCACCGCTCGGTCTACCTGGTCGAAACCCTTGCGAAACGCTTTGCCGGCCGCGGCATCGCGCTGGTTCGCCATCGAGAGCTTGATGCCCGAGACTGA
- the mutY gene encoding A/G-specific adenine glycosylase, translated as MSAATPQDRFATPLIAWQATHGRHDLPWQRTTDPYRVWLSEIMLQQTQVSTVLAYYERFLQRFPDVQALAAASQDDVLALWSGLGYYSRARNLHACAKAVVAEHGGEFPKTAEVLQALPGIGRSTAAAIASFCFGERVAILDGNVKRVLTRFLAFDKDLAVPRHERELWAAATELLPPTDMPAYTQGIMDLGATVCLARSPQCLLCPVQAGCEARRSGTQDKYPIKTRKLKRSKRENAWLWLSKGDELWLCQRPETGVWAGLWSLPEFASPEELTALAETWPGTSTVLPSFTHVLTHLDWTLHPLHVALSPQVTKTALAAITALLPAGGWYRLDEALAMGLPAPLRKLLLSRAT; from the coding sequence TTGAGCGCTGCAACTCCGCAAGACCGCTTCGCCACTCCTCTGATCGCGTGGCAAGCCACGCACGGGCGCCACGACCTGCCGTGGCAGCGCACGACCGATCCCTATCGCGTGTGGCTGTCCGAGATCATGTTGCAGCAGACGCAGGTGAGCACCGTGCTGGCCTACTACGAGCGTTTCCTGCAACGCTTTCCGGATGTGCAGGCGCTGGCCGCGGCCTCGCAGGACGATGTGCTCGCGCTGTGGAGCGGCCTCGGCTACTACAGCCGCGCGCGCAACCTGCATGCGTGCGCCAAGGCGGTCGTGGCCGAGCATGGCGGTGAGTTTCCGAAGACGGCCGAGGTGCTGCAGGCGCTGCCTGGCATCGGCCGCTCCACCGCCGCGGCGATCGCGTCCTTCTGCTTCGGCGAGCGGGTGGCCATCCTCGACGGCAACGTCAAACGCGTGCTGACGCGTTTCCTCGCCTTCGACAAAGACCTCGCCGTGCCACGCCATGAGCGCGAGCTGTGGGCGGCTGCCACCGAACTGCTGCCGCCCACCGACATGCCGGCTTACACGCAGGGCATCATGGACCTCGGCGCAACAGTGTGCCTGGCACGCTCACCGCAGTGCCTGTTGTGCCCAGTGCAAGCCGGGTGCGAAGCACGGCGAAGCGGTACACAGGACAAGTACCCGATCAAGACGCGCAAGCTCAAGCGCAGCAAGCGTGAGAACGCGTGGCTGTGGCTCAGCAAGGGCGACGAACTCTGGTTGTGCCAACGGCCTGAGACCGGCGTGTGGGCGGGGCTCTGGAGCCTGCCGGAGTTCGCCTCGCCCGAAGAACTGACTGCACTCGCCGAAACCTGGCCCGGCACGTCGACCGTCCTGCCCAGCTTCACCCACGTGCTGACCCATCTGGACTGGACGCTGCACCCTTTGCATGTGGCCCTGTCGCCTCAGGTGACGAAGACGGCATTGGCTGCGATCACCGCGCTGCTGCCGGCAGGTGGCTGGTACCGCCTCGACGAGGCGCTCGCGATGGGCCTGCCCGCGCCCCTGCGCAAGCTGCTCCTGTCGCGCGCTACTTGA